The Longimicrobium sp. genome segment CACCAGCGGCACGGGGCAGATCACGGTGGCGAACGAGACGGGGCAGGCGGTGTTCAGCGGATCCGAGCCGCAGGACTACTTCCAGTACGGCGGCAGCGCGGGTACGGAGCTCGGCGTGGACGGGATCCTGGCGTCGGGCGAAGCCTCGGCAACCAAGCGCTGGCAGTTCAACGTCCCGGCCACGGTCAACACCTTCACCTTCACGCTCTGGGTGGCGACGCGCATGCCGGCCGGGGCGCTCCAGACGATCGCGCCGCAGATCACCAGCGTGTCGCCGTCGCCGATGGTGCCGGGCGCCACGGCCACGATCACCGGGATCAACTTCGACCCCACGGCCGCCAACAACGTCGTCAACATCAACGGGACGAACGTGGTGCCGAGCGCGGCCACCGCGACCTCGCTCACCGTCACGGTGCCGTGCGTCCTGTCCGGGAACGTGCCCGTCTACGCCACGCGCCCCAACCTGCGCGGAGCGACGAAGACCGCCGCCCTGCAGGGGAACCAGCGGACGGTGGGGATCGGGCAGGCGCTCATCGTGACCAACAACGCGGAAGTGGCGTGCAACGAGCTGGCCCCCGCCGGGGGCGCGGCGCGCTACATCGTATCCGTATACAGCGCCAGCGCGTCTCCCTCGTCCAGCTCCCCGTTCCAGCTCGTTCCCGACGGCGATCCGGTGGTACCCGCCGTGGAGGCGGCCCCGGCGAGCGTGACGCTCCCCGGGCTGTACGCGCAGGTGGCCAACGCGGCCCAGATGCAGGCTGACGAGCGTCACGAGGAGCTGCTGGAGAAGAACCGCATCGCGTACGAGGAGCTTCGCGGCCGGAACGCGGGGATGCAGAACCGCGCCCGCCGCAACGTGGTGGCCGCCGCACAGGTGGAGCCGCCGGTGACGCGCACCTTCCGCGTCTCCAACATCAACGTGGGCGGCATCTGCACCAACTTCTACGTGGTGAGCGCCACCCGCGTGTACTACAACGGGAAGCTCGCCATCTACGAGGACGACGCCACGCCGGCCGGCTTCAAGTCTTCGCTGAACGCCACCATGGCCGCGAACTACCAGAAGATCGGCGACCAGTTCAACGCCGACATGGAGCCCGTGATCCGCAACAACTTCGGCGACATCCTGCGCCGGGACGCGGAGACGGACAACAACGGGGTGCTGGTGGCGCTCTTCACACCGCGCATCAACAACTCGTTCCAGGGCGTGGCGGGCTTCGTGGTCTCGTGCGACCAGTTCGCCAACACCGATACGACCACCTACGCCGTGGGCGGCCCGTACACCGGACCCGCCGGCAGCAACGCGTCCAGCAACTTCGGCCAGTTCTTCTACGCCTACCAGCCGGTGGTGGCGGGGTCGGGCTACAGCGGCAACACCGCCGACAACTGGTACCGTACGATCCGCTCCACCTTCATCCACGAGACCAAGCACGTGGTGTCGATGGCCGCGCGCACGGAGAACAACGCGCCGCTGGAGAACGCGTGGCTCGAGGAAGGAACGGCGCGACACTCCGAGGAGCTGTGGATGCGCAACGCGGTGGACAACGTGGCGTGGAAGGGGAACACCGGGTATGGAAGCGCCGCGACCCCGGTCAACACCTACTGCGACGCCCGCTCCACCTCCGCCGCGTGCAACGCCAACACACGCCGGCCCGCCAGCATCATGCAGCGGCACTTCAGCGCCATGGCCATGCACATGTTCTCGACCAACGCGTCGCTCCTGTCGCCGTTCGGGCCAACCCCGGAGGACAACGGCTCGTACTGGTACGCGATCTCGTGGTCGCTGGTCCGCTACTCGATCGACCGGTACGCCGCGTCGGACGCCGCCTTCTTCTCGGCGCTGACGGAATCCAGCGACGTGGGGGTGACCAACCTGTCCAACCGCGTGGGCGTGCCCATCGACCAGCTCCTGGGCGGATGGTCGCTTGCGCTCGCGGCGGACGACCACCCGCTGCTGGCCGGTCCGGCAAACCCGGACATCCAGATGCCCACCTGGAACTTCAGGAACATCTACGCGGGCTTCAACACCGACTTCCCGAATTCGTACACGACGCCGTACCCGCTCGTGCCGACGGCGCTCCCCTTCGGCGCCTTCACGGCACCGGGCGCCACGACCACGCTGCGCGGCGGCGGCGTGCGCTGGTTCGAGTTCTCGGGCACGCAGACGGCCCCGCAGCTGATCAAGCTGCAGGGGAGCGGCGGCGGCACCATCCCCAGCACGCTGCGGCTGGCGGTCACGCGGATCCAGTAGTGAAGCTGTCCATCGTGGCTCCCTGCGCGCTCGCCGTGGCGTGCGCGCCGGGAGCCCCGCCCCCCGCCGAGGCCCGCGCCGCCGCCGACACCCTGCGCGGCCGGGTGGAGGTGGTGGGCTCCGAGCCGGGAACCACGATCGCGCTCATGGACCCTCGCGGCGGCGCGGTGACGCTGGAAGGGGAGCGCGCCGTCCTCCTGCAGCTCGCCGCGCTCGAAGTGATGGTGCGAGGCCGCCCCGATGGCCCGCGCACCTTTCGCGTGGAGCGCGTCTCCGTCCGCGCCGCCGAGGGTGTACCCGCCGTGGACGGCGTCCTCGCGCGCGACGGCACCCGCGACGTCCTGGTGCTGGAGGACGGGCGCCGGGTGCCGCTCGCCTTCACCCCGGCTGCGCTACGCGGAAAGTACGGCGCGCGCATCTGGCTCGCCGGCCCGCTGGACCGGGCCCCCGACACCTTCGGCATCATCACCGAAGCGCCATAGCCGGCTGCAGACGCTCTAGCGCAAATAGTTGGGGGGTGGGACCGCACCGGCATGCGGTTCCACCCCTCGCTTTCTGACCGAGACCTGCGAGGCAGTCCACCTCAGCAGCAGGACGCGCGTCGTACGTCAGTTGCGCAGA includes the following:
- a CDS encoding IPT/TIG domain-containing protein — translated: MRLHLPGRTRPYGVALVLLAAACSDRPSNPMAALQPDAPPGTTAQLACTAAVATGIVTCEPLAPEGASFDRRPGAPALDRRTVGGQGTYLRLNSSNVAYASEVFAFDLAVQNLSNLAMATDDGTVPNLEGVRVVIPAAPVATSGTGQITVANETGQAVFSGSEPQDYFQYGGSAGTELGVDGILASGEASATKRWQFNVPATVNTFTFTLWVATRMPAGALQTIAPQITSVSPSPMVPGATATITGINFDPTAANNVVNINGTNVVPSAATATSLTVTVPCVLSGNVPVYATRPNLRGATKTAALQGNQRTVGIGQALIVTNNAEVACNELAPAGGAARYIVSVYSASASPSSSSPFQLVPDGDPVVPAVEAAPASVTLPGLYAQVANAAQMQADERHEELLEKNRIAYEELRGRNAGMQNRARRNVVAAAQVEPPVTRTFRVSNINVGGICTNFYVVSATRVYYNGKLAIYEDDATPAGFKSSLNATMAANYQKIGDQFNADMEPVIRNNFGDILRRDAETDNNGVLVALFTPRINNSFQGVAGFVVSCDQFANTDTTTYAVGGPYTGPAGSNASSNFGQFFYAYQPVVAGSGYSGNTADNWYRTIRSTFIHETKHVVSMAARTENNAPLENAWLEEGTARHSEELWMRNAVDNVAWKGNTGYGSAATPVNTYCDARSTSAACNANTRRPASIMQRHFSAMAMHMFSTNASLLSPFGPTPEDNGSYWYAISWSLVRYSIDRYAASDAAFFSALTESSDVGVTNLSNRVGVPIDQLLGGWSLALAADDHPLLAGPANPDIQMPTWNFRNIYAGFNTDFPNSYTTPYPLVPTALPFGAFTAPGATTTLRGGGVRWFEFSGTQTAPQLIKLQGSGGGTIPSTLRLAVTRIQ